Genomic segment of Deinococcus radiopugnans ATCC 19172:
GTTCGCTCCGGTCAGTTTGGCGGCCAGCACGCCCAGCAGCACGCCCACGCTGGTCAGCACGTCGGTTCGCAGGTGCCGCCCATCGGCCACCAGTGCCGGGGAGCGCAGTTCGGCCCCCGCCCGCAGCAGCCGCGTGGCCCACAGCGCGTTGATCACCCCGGCCCCCAGGTTCACCAGCAGGCCCGGATACGGCGCGTCCAGCGGGCGGGGGTCCATCAGCCCGCCCAGCGCCTCGCGCCCGATGCTCAGGGCCGCCAGTACGATCAGCACCCCCTCGGCCACCGCGCTGAAGTACTCGGCCTTGGTGTGGCCGTAGGGGTGATTGGAGTCGGCGGGCAGCGCCGCCACGCGCAGCGCGATCAGGGCCGCCAGCGCCGCCGCCACGTTCACCACGCTTTCCAGCGCGTCCGAGTACAGCGCCACGCTGCCGGTCATCAGGTAGGCCACGAACTTCAGGCCCAGCACCACCAGCGCCACCAGCACCGTCCACAGCGCCAGTCGCGCCGCCCGCCCGCCGCCCTGCGGCCGTGGGGTGCTGTGGGTGGAGGGCGACACACTCATTCCCAGAGGCTAACAGGGTTAGGCGCGGCAAATGCCGTGTTGCAGGCGAGAACTGACGCGGAGACAGGGACCAGCGGGCGAAGCGGGCAGCCCCGGCCCCTGCTCCAACTCAGGCTCCAGTTCAGGGGCCGGGCCACGTCGCCGTCACCTTCATGAAGTGCCGATCCAATGGGGGAGGCCGGACAGGGACCGCACGACGGAAAGGACCGCTGGCACGCACGTCAGCCACCCGTCATCCCGCTGACCGTAAGCTGAAGCACGATTAACGTTGCCCCCTGCCCCACTCATGGCCCGTCATGTTGCCCGCCTTAACCTGCGTCTCGGAGGTACCACCCGTGAAAAAACTCTTGATGATCCCCGCAGCCCTGCTGCTGTCCACCGCCGCCGCCGCCCCCAAGATCAGTGCCCAGAGCATCATCGTGAACCCCACCCAGCCTGACCTGAGCGTCAGCGTGCGTATTGACAAGGACTCCAGCGGCGCGCAGAACCCCGCGTACAAGGTGGGCGAGAAGGCCGTGATCAGCGCCACCGTCAACCGCGACGCCTACGTTTACCTGTTCAACGTCAACCCCGACGGCAGCGTGGACCAGATTCTGCCCAACCGCCTGAGCGACAGCAACTTCGTCAAGGCCAACACCACCCGCAGCTTCCCGGCCCCCGGCGACAAGTTCACCTTCGACATCGCCGGCCCCATCGGTCAGAACAAGGTGCTGGCCCTGGCCAGCCTGAGCGAACTGAACCTGAGCCAGATCAGCTCGTTCAAGACCGCCCAGGACCAGTTCGCCACCGTCAATGCCAAGAGCCAGGCAGGGCTGGCGCAGGCCCTGAGCATCGTGGTGACGCCCATTCCCCAGAACTCCTGGGTGAGTGATACGGCCTTCTACACGGTGGCCGGGCAGACCCCCATCAGCACCGGCAGCCTGTTCGTCGGGGCCAACGTGGACAACGCCACCGTGACCCTCAACGGTCAGCGGCTCGGCGGCGCGAACGTGACCTACAACAACCTGCGTCCCGGCAGCTACCCCATCCGCATCCAGGCGCCCGGCTACCGCGACATCTCCACCACCGTCGCCATCCGCGCCGGCACCACGACCAACGTGAATGCCGAGTTCGTCGCGGTCACGCCCCCCGCCCCCACCCAGCTGACCATCACCATTCGCAGCAGCGTGAACAACGCCCGCGTGTTCGTGGACGGCCGTGAAGCCGGCACCATCAACAACGGCAGCCTGAGCATCCAGGTGGACCGGGGCAGCCACGAGATCGTGATGATCGCCCCCGGCTACCGCACCTTCCTGAGCACCTACAACGTGACCACCAACGGTCAGATCACCATCAACCCCACCCGCTAACGTTAGCCCTGTGGTTGTGATGCCCCGCCTCGTCGGCGGGGTCTTTTCTGTGCCGGGCTGGCGCCCGTTACTTGGGTCCGTCCGTCAGCAGATCGTGCAGCACGCGGGCCGTCATGCCCCAGATGTCGTGGCCCTGCCAGGGATAGCGGTACAGCACCACCGGCTGCCCGTCCGGCATCTGGCGGTCCTCGCGCGTCGGCGTCAGGGCCCGCAGTTCCGAGAGCGGTGGCAGCAGCAGCTGGACCACCTCGCCGGACAGCCGCAGCGTGGGTTGCGCCGGAATGCGCGCCAGCACCGGCGTGACGTGAAAGCCCGCCGGGGTGAACACGTCGTCCATCTCGCCCAGCACGGTAACGGCGGCGGGGTCCAGCCCCACCTCCTCCCAGGCCTCGCGCAAGGCCCCGGCGGTCACGCTCTCGCCGGCCTCCAGACTGCCGCCCGGAAAGGCGATCTGGCCCCGGTGGGTGGGCAGTTCCGAGGACCGCACGGTGAGCAGCACCCGCGGGTCCGCCTCACGGGTCAGGGCCACCAGCACGGCGGCGGGGCGGTACTGCGGCAGGTGCAGCGGCTGACGGCGGCGTCCGGCCAGCCAGCCGGCCCAGGGATCACGCTCGGCTGTGGCGGATGGATCTTCGAGCAGCGACACGTCAAGCGGGTCCGTGCGGGACGGCCCGCTCACGGGGCGGCGGTCTCGTCCGGCAGGGCCTCCAGCGTGCGCGTGGTGTGGTCCCGGAGGGCCAGTTCGGCGTCTACGCCGTGCGCCCGTGCCCAGGCCACGGCGGCGGCCAGCACGTCGGCCACCCCCTGCGGCGTGTCGGGGGCCGCCTCCAGCGCGGCCGAGAGCTGGTCCCGGCCCCCGCTGACGCCCGCCAGCCGC
This window contains:
- a CDS encoding cation diffusion facilitator family transporter gives rise to the protein MSVSPSTHSTPRPQGGGRAARLALWTVLVALVVLGLKFVAYLMTGSVALYSDALESVVNVAAALAALIALRVAALPADSNHPYGHTKAEYFSAVAEGVLIVLAALSIGREALGGLMDPRPLDAPYPGLLVNLGAGVINALWATRLLRAGAELRSPALVADGRHLRTDVLTSVGVLLGVLAAKLTGANWLDPALALLVAVNILWSGFGLVRESVGGLMDAAVDPQTEGRIRRVMSEHGDGALEMHDLRTRHAGRLAFIEFHMVVPGEMSVQEAHSICDRLEDAIRAEMPDSSITIHVEPQDKAKHHGVLVL
- a CDS encoding DUF4384 domain-containing protein, with product MKKLLMIPAALLLSTAAAAPKISAQSIIVNPTQPDLSVSVRIDKDSSGAQNPAYKVGEKAVISATVNRDAYVYLFNVNPDGSVDQILPNRLSDSNFVKANTTRSFPAPGDKFTFDIAGPIGQNKVLALASLSELNLSQISSFKTAQDQFATVNAKSQAGLAQALSIVVTPIPQNSWVSDTAFYTVAGQTPISTGSLFVGANVDNATVTLNGQRLGGANVTYNNLRPGSYPIRIQAPGYRDISTTVAIRAGTTTNVNAEFVAVTPPAPTQLTITIRSSVNNARVFVDGREAGTINNGSLSIQVDRGSHEIVMIAPGYRTFLSTYNVTTNGQITINPTR
- a CDS encoding NUDIX hydrolase is translated as MSGPSRTDPLDVSLLEDPSATAERDPWAGWLAGRRRQPLHLPQYRPAAVLVALTREADPRVLLTVRSSELPTHRGQIAFPGGSLEAGESVTAGALREAWEEVGLDPAAVTVLGEMDDVFTPAGFHVTPVLARIPAQPTLRLSGEVVQLLLPPLSELRALTPTREDRQMPDGQPVVLYRYPWQGHDIWGMTARVLHDLLTDGPK